Proteins encoded within one genomic window of Plasmodium cynomolgi strain B DNA, chromosome 11, whole genome shotgun sequence:
- a CDS encoding hypothetical protein (putative), whose product MFCKETYLENYKKKKNRLREVTRRCLNLIDSNYQHLTSLIGKNNTGDLLTSYQFSDDEIKFDSDENVRSSDIYFPESTYTNNDFKNLLGWVPRNLVVTEPITTDSIPCAFFFSKNDDKLSTDNKIILYLHKFNEDLGTIIPTVNALHKKLKMNIIAMEYSGYGVSFDTYEQKLVSIVNDSFTLLKFIVNFLKIPCRNIYILCYDFLASCAIEVVNRYEDTYGKRESLGGLVLIRPQLLHVVNQYTVPSPCEQDDNIVLGDKGPMAVVGGKKGFTGQCADNIFDEAASFGGGILEGDLPHYEKVPHCEDVPHCEGVPHCEDVPFCDGQTKKEIHYAVSNKSKQKNCTVTTSKELYHSLGFKKDEEVAYNVTSNSVKKNSFEKKGVLTIRSNVCNRAWKGASVGTNSYQSGNGIITCNMSLFYSDSQPPPGRENNNIPNSLMKRILKDTFDIKHSINSIKSISCSILIFHPENYSYKNSSSYILLDNAKECHKKAAFLFDFMNEDFATAFKWFFSEISNLQRQEKLFKNLLYLYEHPSYDRKDNVGTNDEVEKQRNSVINSEYRENTRSDLDEICSGSFDSTFGEIADGSLNVPLSSSARNSFILQGCNLNDASSDSEDSPKCDSHSSIPSNSKSTIKIPDEIFVCPEMIQEEIHCKEGGD is encoded by the coding sequence ATGTTCTGCAAGGAAACATACTTAGAAAActataaaaagaagaaaaaccgACTAAGGGAAGTCACCCGAAGATGCCTCAACCTAATCGACTCTAACTACCAGCACTTAACATCGTtaataggaaaaaacaacacaGGTGATCTTTTGACAAGCTACCAATTTAGTGacgatgaaataaaattcgATTCAGACGAAAATGTACGCAGTAGCGATATATATTTCCCAGAAAGCACGTATACAAAtaatgattttaaaaatttgctagGATGGGTACCCAGAAATTTAGTAGTGACAGAACCGATCACCACAGACTCCATCCCgtgtgcctttttcttttcaaagaATGATGATAAACTATCAAcagataataaaataattttataccTGCATAAGTTTAATGAGGATTTAGGCACGATAATCCCAACGGTGAATGccctacataaaaaattaaaaatgaatattatcGCAATGGAGTATTCAGGATATGGGGTCAGTTTCGACACGTATGAACAGAAGCTTGTTTCAATTGTGAACGATTCATTTactcttttaaaatttattgttaactttttgaaaattccgtgtagaaatatatacattttgtgTTACGactttttggctagctgcgCTATAGAGGTGGTAAATCGATATGAAGACACGTATGGCAAAAGGGAATCCCTAGGCGGGCTGGTCCTTATTAGACCCCAGCTGCTGCATGTTGTTAACCAGTATACAGTACCCTCTCCGTGTGAACAAGATGATAATATTGTGTTAGGGGATAAAGGTCCCATGGCAGTTgtcggaggaaaaaaaggatttacTGGTCAGTGTGCAGATAATATCTTTGACGAGGCTGCgtcatttggggggggaatCCTTGAGGGAGATCTTCCACATTATGAGAAAGTCCCACACTGTGAGGATGTCCCACACTGTGAAGGCGTCCCACACTGTGAAGacgttcctttttgtgacggacagacgaagaaggaaatcCACTACGCAGTTTCCAACAAATCGAAGCAGAAAAACTGCACAGTGACGACTTCGAAAGAATTGTACCACTCTCTCGGATTTAAAAAAGACGAGGAAGTGGCCTACAACGTGACGAGCAACagtgtgaagaaaaacagcttcgaaaaaaaaggagtcctTACCATTCGGAGCAACGTGTGCAATCGAGCGTGGAAAGGCGCTTCCGTAGGTACCAACTCTTACCAGTCCGGAAATGGAATAATTACTTGTAACATGTCGTTATTTTACAGCGATAGTCAACCCCCCCCagggagagaaaataataacataCCCAACTCTCTAATGAAGAGAATATTAAAAGACACATTTGATATAAAGCACTCCATAAATTCCATCAAATCAATTTCGTGttccattttaattttccaccCTGAAAATTATTCCTATAAAAATTCGAGTTCATATATTCTTCTGGACAATGCGAAAGAGTGTCACAAGAAGGcagcttttttatttgatttcaTGAACGAAGATTTTGCCACGGCCTTTAAGTGGTTCTTCTCAGAAATATCCAATTTGCAGAGGCAAGAAAagctatttaaaaatttactttatttatatgaGCACCCGTCGTATGATAGGAAGGACAATGTTGGTACAAATGACGAGGTGGAGAAGCAAAGAAATAGTGTCATTAATAGCGAATATAGGGAAAACACACGTAGCGATTTAGACGAAATTTGTAGCGGTAGTTTTGATTCAACATTTGGCGAAATTGCGGATGGGAGCCTTAACGTACCTCTTAGCAGTAGTGCTAGAAATAGCTTCATCCTCCAGGGGTGCAACTTAAATGATGCCTCAAGCGACAGTGAAGATTCTCCTAAATGTGATTCTCATAGTTCTATCCCTTCCAACAGCAAGAGTACCATTAAAATACCTGACGAAATTTTCGTATGTCCAGAAATGATTCAGGAAGAAATCCACTGCAAGGAGGGTGGCGAT
- a CDS encoding Plasmodium falciparum CPW-WPC domain containing protein (putative), whose translation NYCNAAFQISVTVVLLFFCLHGIFFFLPLFSLVSPPLSHITASTLILTAFSPKMTSACVVVFSFLLFVVSQGICVGYKNPRFSSLATKSKKELSDDLNELNKLNEDLISNEREDEDDDDEDDYEEENLENSNFDDIARESLENAEGQATVDLENVEMDKLLDEEIFRIIQERLKKLWYIGRCRRDYSGVCPLGWKVSAYDENLCIPPETYEGPCRSIDFSNSINVDKEFFAWKCEVEWPCTNPPKLRVMEKCPFRWTLVGSNLCIAPEDYIGRCSPAMDFANYDYETRISKSKGAILRASSGGPVEESGNIIKIVPKK comes from the exons AATTATTGCAACGCTGCTTTTCAAATCAGTGTAACAGTTGtcttgttgtttttttgcctgcacggaatttttttttttctcccccttttttcgcttgtttcccccccactTTCACACATCACGGCTAGTACCCTTATACTCACTGCTTTCTCTCCAAAAATGACAAGCGCGTGTGTAGTtgtcttttccttccttttgtttgttGTTTCGCAAGGCATTTGCGTTGGCTACAAAAATCCTCGCTTCAGTTCCCTGGCGACCAAGtcgaaaaaggaattatCGGA tGATTTGAACGaattgaacaaattaaacgaaGATCTAATTTCGAACGAAAGAGAAGATGAAGACGATGACGACGAGGATGACTATGAAGAGGAAAATCTCGAAAATTCCAATTTTGATGACATAGCTCGGGAGAGCCTTGAAAAT gCCGAGGGGCAGGCAACTGTCGACCTTGAAAATGTTGAAATGGATAAACTCCTGGAcgaag AAATATTCAGGATAATTCAGGAACGACTGAAAAAGTTATG GTACATTGGGAGGTGCAGGAGGGACTACTCCGGTGTCTGTCCTTTGG gATGGAAAGTATCCGCTTATGATGAGAATCTTTGCATCCCACCTGAAACGTACGAAGGACC ATGCAGATCGATAGATTTTTCGAACAGCATAAATGTCGACAAGGAGTTTTTCGCGTGGAAATGTGAAGTGGAGTGGCCCTGCACTAACC ccCCCAAATTAAGAGTCATGGAAAAGTGCCCCTTCAGATGGACCCTCGTGGGGAGTAATTTGTGCATAGCACCGGAG GATTACATTGGGAGGTGCTCCCCCGCCATGGACTTTGCAAATTACGATTACGAGACACGC ATTTCAAAATCGAAGGGCGCAATTTTGAGAGCCTCCTCCGGGGGCCCCGTGGAAGAAAGTGGaaacattataaaaatcGTCCCAAAAAAGTGA
- a CDS encoding Sec14-like cytosolic factor or phosphatidylinositol/phosphatidylcholine transfer protein (putative) yields MTLDAGTLSSNLDALIKKYEEQIKKIKSILNTKNINEKTEDSILVRYILSYGEKLDEAANSIEKAILWRKNNIQPLLKNKKVCFKTDEDVILPIRIKPYYSLIKKSLAACKHKYTIDKQPIVIGRLKLCNFTLLLDHVPESILIDYIVYSNEHEFVVCNENTKKHNFICRTFRFIDLKGFMLKKFDRRFLRVFANTSKLSEFLHPQLVGKTYLINAPSYIRITIETLKAFGISRRTLNKLEIPKTISNKEPADCEWFSVLVDKNVGHKR; encoded by the exons ATGACTTTGGACGCAGGGACGCTGTCATCTAATTTAGATGCACtcataaagaaatatgaagaacaaataaagaaaataaagtcTATAttgaacacaaaaaatataaacgaaaaaacggaGGATTCCATACTAGTAAGGTACATTCTTTCATATGGAGAAAAGTTAGATGAAGCGGCAAACTCCATTGAAAAAGCGATTctttggaggaaaaacaacatTCAGCcattactaaaaaataaaaaagtatgctTCAAAACGGATGAAGACGTTATATTGCCAATTAGAATAAAGCCATATTACTCCCTGATAAAAAAGTCACTAGCTGCATGTAAGCATAAGTACACCATAGATAAGCAACCAATTGTTATTGGCAGACTTAAGTTATGTAATTTTACCCTTCTACTGGATCACGTCCCAGAAAGCATCCTAATTGATTATATTGTCTATTCCAATGAACATGAATTCGTTGTATGTaatgaaaacacaaaaaaacataactTTATTTGTCGAACCTTTCGCTTTATCGATTTAAAAGGATTtatgttgaaaaaatttgatagGAGATTTTTGAGAGTTTTTGCCAACACGTCAAAACTTTCCGAATTTCTGCATCCGCAGTTGGTTGGGAAAACG TACCTAATAAACGCGCCGTCCTACATAAGAATAACCATAGAAACTCTTAAGGCCTTCGGGATAAGCCGCAGGACGCtgaacaaattggaaatCCCCAAAACTATTTCAAACAAGGAACCTGCGGATTGCGAATGGTTCTCTGTACTAGTCGATAAAAATGTAGGTCACAAAAGATAG
- a CDS encoding cullin-like protein (putative) — VRTGATLGGGRNMSAVGMGSLSGDASTVLNRRSVNSNKGNGNVKKYSVSFKIDEGDSGKGCDSAGEEVKMGEPAKGRGISDTTYVGNSSLVNTHMGIEKEQNDHVLANNPSNVFGVNEEGMNKEPQIDDKLLCAGLRIIDMLGLYDEFEQTYKNDTQEYYVEKVKEHMLKDGIDSEKEGDTKTKKPNAERDLPEEIENFLCHEQMRCRKFLKEETEIAILKMLKEVLIVRNKDILFKNVYIKHYIENEKYDSLRMLYLFSLHMNDTEHFCDIFFKAVEEIGINIIDEVLNKRDNLNTLYDALIRLVNYKLNIDRVIIISFRYSSFFTNKWKEVFEHFLNKGTHAENYMPVILSIYLNNLLMMYNTGLKKLRKYYLINKHLRKGRSKKNNFLFEKNWYSFCNESVIEGVEQESSISTDSDTMMVVKKYLKNKKRKRKFLHGVMHTGEEVGHGDNQTAEEPNHSSDSCDEEMIHAHTEKMEKLFKKYHDVGKYIINTVTIILSLFKYLSDKEKFEKYFRTFMCKRLINDKNFNIVLDVKVFKTLKKECGPQFTKKIETILKDMKFSCKGMQDFYKATSHNSIKLLKKKKYSVNVIYNDVWEHNKLEGDIIYPEAIRLCNDYFCKYYAFSNKAKTIKFLPLYGLCILKVDLGKIKGKKYSISSGSSWERADHREAGNRAGNHLACGERDTRGASRSGKNGPPEDKHNVHDDENCKNQSKFLFTVTILQATVLMLFNERPQYSISELTDLTGFSRDHLIQYLQAIYSGYETNILIYDEAREIFQLNVNFQTDNKYLVVNYSDQTYKDNTAIPALTKDDGELEDRTLHMDASIVKFLKTCGKASERDICAHTRQKVNNCTNEQIKSRLASLINREFIFLQNNIYYFEL, encoded by the coding sequence GTGAGAACAGGGGCTACTCTCGGAGGGGGTCGCAACATGAGCGCGGTTGGTATGGGCAGTCTCAGCGGAGATGCCTCCACCGTGCTGAACCGTCGGAGTGTAAATTCTAACAAGGGCAATGGAAACGTGAAGAAGTACTCCGTTTCGTTCAAGATTGACGAGGGCGACAGCGGGAAAGGCTGTGATAGCGCTGGAgaggaagtaaaaatgggggagcCTGCAAAGGGGAGAGGTATCAGTGATACTACATATGTTGGCAATTCCTCCTTGGTTAATACGCATATGGGGatagaaaaagaacaaaatgaccATGTGCTTGCGAATAACCCTAGCAACGTCTTCGGCGTGAATGAGGAGGGAATGAATAAGGAGCCCCAAATCGATGACAAGCTGCTGTGTGCGGGCCTGAGAATCATAGACATGCTGGGACTGTATGACGAATTTGAGCAAACATACAAAAACGATACGCAGGAGTATTACGTGGAGAAGGTAAAGGAGCATATGTTGAAGGATGGAATTGACTCAGAGAAGGAGGGAGACaccaaaacgaagaagcCAAACGCGGAACGTGACCTTCCTGAGGAAATCGAAAATTTCCTGTGCCACGAACAAATGAGATGtcggaaatttttaaaagaagaaacagaaatagctattttaaaaatgctaaaAGAAGTGCTAATAGTAAGAAACAAAGacatactttttaaaaatgtgtacataaagCATTATATTGAGAATGAGAAATATGATAGTCTGAGGATGctgtatttattttcccttcacATGAACGACACGGAACATTTTTgcgatatatttttcaaagcaGTGGAGGAAATAGGCATTAACATAATAGACGAGGTGCTAAACAAAAGAGACAATTTAAATACCCTCTACGATGCACTCATACGATTAGTAAATTATAAACTAAACATTGATAGAGTTATTATCATCTCCTTTCGatattcttctttctttacaaacaaatggaaagaagTTTTCGAGCATTTTCTGAACAAGGGAACCCATGCAGAGAATTACATGCCAGTGATACTCAGCATTTACTTGAACAATTTGTTGATGATGTATAATACAGGCTTGAAAAAGCTAAGGAAATATTACCTAATAAATAAACACCTgaggaagggaagaagcaagaaaaataactttCTTTTTGAGAAGAACTGGTACAGTTTTTGCAACGAATCTGTTATTGAGGGGGTGGAACAGGAGAGCTCAATTTCGACGGACAGCGATACAATGATGGTGGTCAAgaagtatttaaaaaataaaaaaaggaaaagaaaattcctTCACGGGGTGATGCATACAGGTGAAGAAGTTGGCCATGGTGATAACCAGACCGCAGAAGAACCCAACCACAGCAGTGACAGCTGCGATGAAGAAATGATACACGCccacacagaaaaaatggaaaagctatttaaaaagtatCACGACGTAGGAAAGTACATTATAAACACGGTCACCATAATTCTGAgtctttttaaatatctaagtgataaagaaaaatttgaaaaatattttcgaacCTTCATGTGTAAACGAttaataaatgataaaaattttaacatcgTTCTGGATGTGAAAGTTTTTAAAACtcttaaaaaagaatgtGGTCCCcaatttaccaaaaaaattgaaaccaTACTGAAGGATATGAAATTTTCATGTAAAGGCATGCAGGATTTTTACAAGGCAACTTCACACAATAGTATAAAATTgctcaaaaagaaaaagtactCCGTTAACGTTATATATAACGATGTGTGGGAACACAACAAATTAGAAGGTGATATTATTTACCCGGAAGCTATAAGGTTATGTAatgattatttttgcaaatattaCGCATTTTCAAATAAGGCCAAAACTATTAAGTTCCTTCCATTATATGGACTGTGCATTTTGAAAGTCGATTTGGGAAagataaaagggaaaaaatattctatttCGAGTGGTTCCTCTTGGGAACGTGCAGACCATCGTGAAGCGGGTAATCGAGCAGGAAATCATTTGGCATGTGGGGAAAGGGACACCCGAGGTGCTAGCAGAAGTGGCAAGAACGGCCCTCCCGAGGATAAACACAATGTTCATGATGATGAGAATTGCAAAAATCAGAGTAAGTTCCTTTTCACGGTAACCATCCTGCAAGCAACCGTTTTGATGCTATTCAATGAGAGGCCACAATACAGCATAAGTGAATTGACCGACCTGACAGGATTCTCCAGGGACCATTTAATACAGTATTTACAAGCTATATACAGTGGCTACGAAACGAACATTTTGATTTATGACGAAGCACGTGAAATTTTTCAGTTAAATGTGAACTTCCAAACGgacaataaatatttagtgGTCAACTATTCAGATCAGACGTATAAGGACAACACAGCCATACCTGCGTTGACAAAGGACGACGGGGAGTTGGAGGACAGAACCCTACACATGGATGCATCCATTGTGAAGTTCTTAAAAACATGTGGAAAAGCATCCGAGAGAGACATTTGTGCGCATACTCGCCAAAAAGTTAACAACTGCACGAATGAGCAAATTAAAAGCAGGCTGGCATCCCTCATTAACAGGGAGTTTATATTCTtgcaaaataatatttactaTTTTGAGTTGTGa